DNA sequence from the bacterium genome:
GCGTTGCCACCCTCGCCGTGTCCTTTGCGGTCCCTACCATCGCGTGCCTCTCGCCAAAGCCGGTGTGGTAGGGGTCATCAGCCCGTCTGGGCGGTTGACGGCGAACCCCATCGCCGTAATGCAATCTCTAGCCCACCGAACCCGGGCGTTCAACACGGTGGCGGACAGACGACAGCGGAGAATGCGGCTCAGGACACGCCCGGCGACTCCCGACGCCAACACGCCCGACGCGAACGCGGTCGCCGCAAGGCGAGACGCTGATCGCGCCCCCGTCGGGAGGCTCGGCGGCAGGTGATCGGGCTAGGCGGTGGGGATGTGGAGGGTGCAGACCAGACCCTCGGCGGAGAAGTCGAGCTCCGCGTCTCCCGCCAGCTCGTGGCCGACGGTGCCTTCGATCAGCCGCAGTCCGTAGCCCGGGAGCGGACTCGCGGCGGGTGGGGGCCCGCCGCTCTCGCGCCAACTGATGCGCAGCGTGGCCGTCGCGCTGCGCGCCCACGCGACGGAGACCCGGCCGCCCTGCCGCGACCACGCCCCATACTTCGCGGCGTTGGTTGCCAGCTCGTGCAGCACCACCGTCAGCGGGCCGACCTGGGACGGGGCGAGCGTCGCCGGATCCCCGCTGGCCAGGAGATGGTCGGACCCGACGCTGGCGAAGGGCGCGAGGGTCATGGCGACGATGTCGTCGACGCGCATGGGTTGCCAGTTCGAGCGCGCCAGACTCTCGTGGGTGCGAGCAATGGCGCGGATCCGCCCGATGACGCCGGCGCGAAAGTCCTCGAGGTCGATCGCGCGATCACCGCTTCGCTCGGTGAGCGCGATGATGGTGGCGAGCGTGTTCTTCACCCGATGGTCGAGCTCGGCGAGGAGACGACGCTGGTGATGGAGCGCGTGGTCCCGCTCGCCGATCAAGCCGCCGCCGGTGAGACTGACGCTGCCGACCACGGCGAGAAACAGCCACAGCGAAAGCATTCCGGACCGCGGAGACTGGACGATGAAAGGTCCGATCCCGAGCGCCGTCGCGACCACGAGCACGAGCGCCACCGCCGCCACGGCCAGGAACACGCCGCGCAGCCCGGCGCGCGCCAGGATCCAGGGAAACAGGAAGGCGAATGCGTACGGGAG
Encoded proteins:
- a CDS encoding MASE1 domain-containing protein, which encodes MSASSLNLIVATAYFATGWLGLQIPYYGQHVTLVWAPTAVALAAVIVAGPLVIPGIVLGSFGLNATLEPGHLGPAALIAIGNTLAPALTGTALVRWFGFRPQLDRLRDAFLYLAVGVVGTGLITATLGASWLCAFGDAPWGDYATVWMSWFGGEAAGSLIVGPLLLTWLSAPDPIVANPAPPVEKTAMALSVVIVSALVLAFGERLVSLPYAFAFLFPWILARAGLRGVFLAVAAVALVLVVATALGIGPFIVQSPRSGMLSLWLFLAVVGSVSLTGGGLIGERDHALHHQRRLLAELDHRVKNTLATIIALTERSGDRAIDLEDFRAGVIGRIRAIARTHESLARSNWQPMRVDDIVAMTLAPFASVGSDHLLASGDPATLAPSQVGPLTVVLHELATNAAKYGAWSRQGGRVSVAWARSATATLRISWRESGGPPPAASPLPGYGLRLIEGTVGHELAGDAELDFSAEGLVCTLHIPTA